TCCATTTGAACAGGTTTCTTTGAGCAGTTCCATCCGCTCTTCTACGTCAACAGAACAGATCAATGAAAGAGACCAAGGACAAATACGGAAATAGAACAGTTGATAAAGTGCCAATTTAAGAAGCTTTCTCTGAAAGGGCAACAGCATATCCACCTCCACCCACCTCTCCCCCACCCCNNNNNNNNNNGTAAGACACACAAGACAGAGGTGATATCCCCATGCTCCATCTTTATTGTTCAAATGCTGCTCAAAGCTCTTTATTACCCTCTACAGACAGCCGtccaaaagataaaataaaatcatacatCAACAGGGGCTAGATTGATGGGCAACATATGAAACCTATTCAGCGGCGACCCATACATGTGCAGTAATGCCTGCGGTGCAAAAACCTTAGCCAGGAGGCCAACTGACCGCCACCCAGAATACACAGATGTACACGGTAGTCTGAAGGGCCCGAGGGTGGGCATTCACAGCCATCCGGAATCCATTGGTCAGGTCCAGGTTAGCAGTACACTTCTTGCCAACAACCATCAAACGCCCAAGAagctggaaaaaggaaataacgTTGCCTAATATAATGTGCCACGATACACAGAATGAACGCGAGCGGAGAACCAGCCACAGAACATGGTTAGCTAATCCTTCACAATTCAACCGCTGCTCTTTGAATTACCCTCTAGACAGTAACAAACTACAAAACAGTCACAGAAGCTACATTTGTCTTGGGGGTTAAAGCCCCCATCATAGCTTTGGGCAACATAAGCCACTCTGGcggaaaataaaagcttcacgGTGCCTTTTCTTTTGCGTGGGCTCATAAACCCTTGGAACTTGACTTGCATAGctaacagagaaacaaacaccCAGCACCGCTCAACCAGCTTTCCCTTTCCTCGCCTCTGACCTGCCCAAACCCCAAGCCCTCCTCTGCATAGTCAAAGTACCACCGCCGCTGTCTGGAAAACGTGAAAACGGGCATCAGACCGTACTTCGGAACAACACTGCTTTTTGCACTACAAGCGCGTAGCCGAAGACGAGCATCGCTTTATATCACTGCTCTTAGTCAAAAAGCTCAACTCCATTACAAGCTGGAGGCAAAAGACTACAGCATCGGAAAACCCAAAATAGCCTACTGTGCGCCCCTCTGCGCACAGAGGAAAAGAGGGGATGGGAAAGAGTATAGGAAGTTACAAACTAGTTACAGGTACAGCCAGCCTAGCGAAAAGAAAGCTCCCACGGTACTCACGGGTCCGCCAGAATCTTCTGCTTCACATAACCGGACAACTGCTTTCTCAGGAAGGACTAGGAAAAAACACTGGAGCCTGAGGCGAACTATCACGGAACACAAGGCACTGGAGGAAGAGTAAACAGTTACAACGTAGTCGGCTTCAGAGAAAGGCTTAAGCAAATCACTATGCCCCACCAAACTCGTCCTACCGAAGCAGATCATCAAGTACCCCAAACGCGCACGACAAAACAGCGAATCTTCTTAAGCGGTCTTTGAATAGGCAAAGTTCTCTACCTTCTACACGCAAAACACACAAGCGGCAAACAGCTGCTAACCGTCCTTCAGTTACGTCCAAATATTGCCTCGGCCAGAGGTAGGAAGGCATCTTCAAAGAACCTGGAGTAATCCGGCTGAGGCTGTATAAACTCTCCGTCCTCGATAACGCCATGCACTCAGGGGAAAGAACATTCCAAATTAGCCCGTTACGGCCGGCTCTACGTCAGACACCTCCGGACCCAGGCCAAGGCATCAccttctgtcctggtttcagttaggacagagttaattttcctcctagtagctggtagggtgctatgttttggattataatgagaagagtgctgataacgtgctgatgttttaattgttgcagagcaatgcttacactaagccaaggactttttcagcttctcgctctgtcctgccagcgggcaggctaggtatgcagcaggagctgggaggggacagaaccaggacagctgacccaaactggccaaaggggtattccatactgtctgacgtcatgctgaacaatg
The DNA window shown above is from Oxyura jamaicensis isolate SHBP4307 breed ruddy duck unplaced genomic scaffold, BPBGC_Ojam_1.0 oxyUn_random_OJ68609, whole genome shotgun sequence and carries:
- the LOC118159194 gene encoding uncharacterized protein LOC118159194 isoform X1, with the protein product MALSRTESLYSLSRITPGSLKMPSYLWPRQYLDVTEGRLAAVCRLCVLRVEGRELCLFKDRLRRFAVLSCAFGVLDDLLRALCSVIVRLRLQCFFLVLPEKAVVRLCEAEDSGGPLLGRLMVVGKKCTANLDLTNGFRMAVNAHPRALQTIAAE
- the LOC118159194 gene encoding histidine triad nucleotide-binding protein 1-like isoform X2 translates to MALSRTESLYSLSRITPGSLKMPSYLWPRQYLDVTEGRALCSVIVRLRLQCFFLVLPEKAVVRLCEAEDSGGPLLGRLMVVGKKCTANLDLTNGFRMAVNAHPRALQTIAAE